In the Enterococcus rotai genome, GTTCAGAAGTTTTTTTGTAAACAAAGGTCACTGTTTGTTCTTGATCAGTGAAACTACCTGATGCATTGGCAGGTAATTCTGTTAGCTCATAACCAGTAATTTCTGGAGCTGTGATCTCAAATGTTTGCCCAACTAAACCAGAACGTGTTTCGCTAGCTAACAACTCTTTTCCAGCTTCATCTTGATAATGAATGGTAACTGGTTGGCCGTCATCAAGAATAGTGAATTGATGCAAATAAGTTCCTGATGAAATAGCATAGAAAGTAAAACCATCCGGTTGTGCATAAGTTCCAGCTGGATTATTTAGACGTGCATTGTATTCAAAACTTGTAAGGTTTTTAAACTCATCTTCTGTCACCCCAGAAACTGTAATACCTAAATCAGTGATCTGGAGACGATTTGCAGGTAATTGTGTACCGTTGAAATCAAGGTAAGTATTACTAGCAGAATTTGATGTTGTAAACGGTGGAACATAACCATCGAAGTTCGTCATTCGGTTTGGCATCATTGAAAATGGTAAAAATAACGTTTCTTGATCAAAGTCATAATCTAAAGTAGAACGACCAAGTGTTGTTGGTAGATCGGTACGACCTGTATTTTGTCCGAATGCTGACAAATTATTAAGCACAGGGAATTCATTGATTACAGTAAAATCCGTGATTCCACAAAACTGAACAGAAAGTGATGTCAGATTAGGCAGTGCTTTAAAAGGGGCAATGGATGTGATATTCATATTTGTGTCCATGTAAATACGTGTTAGTGAGGTTAACTGAGCGATCTTAGGCAAGACATCATTGTCAATACTTGTAGCGGCTACACTTAGATTGGTCAACCCGGTATTTTTACTTAGATCAGGGAAATTAGCGCTAGTTAAACTTTTGGTTTGAAGCGTAACATAAGTTAACGAAGATAGCTGTTCTAATGGACTGAAGTCGGTTATGCTATTATTAACATTCATGTAAATAGAGCTTAAATTGGTTGCGTGTTCTAATCCAGAAAGACTAGTGATTAGAGTTGAACTAAGATTAAGA is a window encoding:
- a CDS encoding MucBP domain-containing protein, producing the protein MKNRTITPLHKKRSVRAVMVLALLAPTLLTTSHVFAEDSPAETEQTTPAVSQESAETTEATLESATTVESSSTEAIPETTIPVENETTMSTTESITENEAVPTSIAPRADTIEIADPVLKQAIVSSVGLPAGSELTQADMDRLTNLNLSSTLITSLSGLEHATNLSSIYMNVNNSITDFSPLEQLSSLTYVTLQTKSLTSANFPDLSKNTGLTNLSVAATSIDNDVLPKIAQLTSLTRIYMDTNMNITSIAPFKALPNLTSLSVQFCGITDFTVINEFPVLNNLSAFGQNTGRTDLPTTLGRSTLDYDFDQETLFLPFSMMPNRMTNFDGYVPPFTTSNSASNTYLDFNGTQLPANRLQITDLGITVSGVTEDEFKNLTSFEYNARLNNPAGTYAQPDGFTFYAISSGTYLHQFTILDDGQPVTIHYQDEAGKELLASETRSGLVGQTFEITAPEITGYELTELPANASGSFTDQEQTVTFVYKKTSEPIIKGTVTAYYVDTTGTELKKIEQTEVVGTPFTTEQLAFKDYTFKEVTGNQTGLFTKEAQKVTYVYTKDKDTTEPTASTDSSESTESSESTETTTSNTDNSETNDSANQVPNTSNSNTPSPKASAKANTTAKKKLPATGEQSSYAWLFLGLLVIGFVNYQYVLKKVKQKK